A window of the Lolium perenne isolate Kyuss_39 chromosome 7, Kyuss_2.0, whole genome shotgun sequence genome harbors these coding sequences:
- the LOC127324167 gene encoding uncharacterized protein: protein MERARRPQVPAFGEWNYCYHHYGEPPAAECYYAPVPEPEQEACSDVWFRYSPPPRKATPKKSRRPEVDVAHREKGGGRRARAPEAGGMARATAIKTRGASGSRVVRPVDEDLYQVPPPELVSSHRRPRRKRRSLLMGCLGLNSCVV, encoded by the exons ATGGAG AGGGCGAGGAGGCCGCAGGTGCCGGCGTTCGGGGAGTGGAACTACTGCTACCACCACTACGGCGAGCCGCCCGCCGCCGAGTGCTACTACGCCCCGGTGCCGGAGCCAGAGCAGGAGGCCTGCAGCGACGTGTGGTTCAGGTACTCGCCGCCTCCGCGCAAGGCAACGCCCAAGAAGTCGAGGAGGCCGGAGGTCGACGTAGCTCATCGGGAGAAGGGAGGCGGCCGGCGCGCGAGGGCGCCGGAGGCTGGCGGCATGGCGCGCGCCACCGCTATCAAGACCAGAGGCGCCTCCGGCTCCAGGGTGGTGCGGCCGGTCGACGAGGACCTGTACCAGGTGCCGCCGCCGGAGCTCGTCAGCTCTCACCGCCGCCCCAGGCGCAAGAGGAGGAGCCTGCTGATGGGTTGCTTGGGCCTCAACTCGTGCGTCGTCTGA